A genomic stretch from Juglans microcarpa x Juglans regia isolate MS1-56 chromosome 3S, Jm3101_v1.0, whole genome shotgun sequence includes:
- the LOC121257361 gene encoding F-box only protein 6-like, translated as MEGLAMLRQLIGQLQELLELYGSNPPHPHPPQPLHFLQPLHPLPLSELHSQQHHRLCLLDVNDGSTDDYYSLIMTARKSESLKMLEPYKLPLAKKSRKDRTRGKSSMTTNTVEVMEEQIWKDFPEDLFEAVIARIPVATFFRFRSVCQKWNSLLNSQSFSQHCAQVPQGNPWFYTITHENVNSGSMYDPSLKKWHHPTISSLPNKIIILPVASAGGLVCFLDIGHRNFYICNPLTQSFKELPARSVKVWSRVAVGMTLNGNSTTGGYKILWVGCNGEFEVYDSVKNSWIRPGNMPSYIKLPLSLNFRSQAVSIDGTLYFMRSDPEGIVSYDMVTGVWKQYIIPAPLHLTDHTLAEYGGQIMLVGLLTKNAATCVCIWELQKMTLLWKEVDRMPNIWCLEFYGKHVRMTCLGNKGLLMLSLRYRQMNRLVTYNVSSREWLKVPGCAVPRGRKRQWIACGTAFHPCLTATA; from the exons ATGGAAGGGCTGGCCATGCTGAGGCAGCTCATCGGTCAGCTTCAGGAGCTCTTGGAACTCTACGGCTCTAAtcctcctcatcctcatcctcctcaacctcttcattttcttcaacctCTTCATCCATTGCCTCTCTCCGAACTCCACTCTCAGCAACACCACAG GCTGTGCTTGCTCGATGTCAATGACGGTTCTACTGATGATTACTACAGTCTTATAATGACGGCTAGAAAGTCTGAAAGTCTCAAGATGTTGGAACCTTACAAACTTCCACTGGCCAAGAAATCTCGGAAGGATCGGACCCGTGGAAAATCATCCATGACTACTAATACAGTTGAGGTGATGGAAGAACAGATTTGGAAAGATTTTCCAGAGGACCTTTTTGAAGCTGTTATTGCAAGAATTCCCGTTGCTACCTTTTTTCGCTTTCGTTCAGTTTGCCAGAAATGGAATTCCTTGCTGAACTCTCAAAGTTTCTCTCAGCATTGTGCCCAAGTCCCACAAGGCAATCCCTGGTTTTACACCATTACCCATGAAAACGTGAATTCTGGATCTATGTATGACCCTTCCTTGAAGAAATGGCACCACCCCACCATTTCTTCTCTACCCAATAAGATTATCATTTTGCCTGTGGCTTCAGCAGGGGGCCTAGTGTGTTTTCTTGATATTGGTCATAGGAACTTCTACATATGCAACCCCCTGACTCAATCTTTTAAAGAGTTGCCAGCTAGATCTGTTAAGGTCTGGTCTCGTGTTGCAGTAGGGATGACTCTGAATGGGAATTCAACCACTGGGGGCTATAAGATCCTGTGGGTGGGATGTAATGGCGAGTTTGAAGTATATGACTCAGTAAAGAACTCTTGGATCCGTCCTGGAAACATGCCCTCGTATATTAAGTTGCCACTATCCCTGAACTTCCGGTCACAGGCTGTTTCCATTGATGGAACACTTTACTTCATGCGTTCAGATCCTGAAGGGATTGTGTCCTATGATATGGTAACTGGGGTTTGGAAGCAGTATATAATTCCTGCCCCACTACATCTGACTGACCACACACTCGCAGAGTATGGAGGCCAGATCATGCTAGTGGGGTTGCTGACAAAGAATGCAGCCACATGTGTTTGCATATGGGAGCTGCAGAAAATGACGCTCTTGTGGAAGGAGGTAGACAGAATGCCAAACATATGGTGCTTGGAGTTTTACGGAAAGCACGTTAGGATGACTTGCTTGGGTAACAAAGGCTTGCTCATGCTATCCTTGAGATACAGACAAATGAACCGATTGGTTACTTATAACGTATCAAGCAGAGAGTGGCTGAAGGTTCCTGGATGTGCTGTGCCACGTGGGAGGAAGCGGCAATGGATTGCATGTGGCACTGCATTTCACCCTTGCCTGACTGCTACTGCTTAA
- the LOC121257362 gene encoding stress-associated endoplasmic reticulum protein 2-like, with protein sequence MTTSRRLADRKVEKFEKNITKRGAVPETTTKKGKDYPVGPVLLGFFIFVVIGSSLFQIIRTATSGGMA encoded by the exons ATG ACAACTTCAAGGCGACTTGCGGATAGGAAGGTGGAGAAGTTCGAAAAGAACATTACAAAGAGAGGAGCTGTGCCCGAAACAACCAcgaaaaaaggaaaggactaTCCTGTTGGTCCTGTTCTGCTTGGcttcttcatttttgttgtCATTGGTTCAT CTCTCTTCCAGATAATCAGAACAGCAACAAGTGGAGGCATGGCGTAA
- the LOC121257363 gene encoding uncharacterized protein LOC121257363 yields the protein MECNKDEAARAKEIAEKKFMAKDIIGAKKFALKAQNLFPGLEGIPHILATLNVYISVENKINGEADWYGVLGVDPLADDETVKKQYRKLALMLHPDKNKSVGADGAFKHISEAWSLLSDKAKRLEYDRRRNAKGFQKVSAPTGGSSAPPGGNGFYNFTKNTTSNARAQKNTTRAANSSTSASSHKPKPNTFWTVCHRCKMQYEYLRVYLNHNLLCPNCHEPFFAVETAPPPSNSSKPSTSWNSTQKRQNSNHQSTGKNTINSGKKNDPSPNVGAGGYSNPDSYNQTDFQWAPFSTTAGASTAAQAASMVQQAYEKVKRDREKAQAALKREEALRRKHQSKKMGSASSSGHSSASKRRKGLDDLGSGYVRDATNQMGLETGGSGATKSGAEPANSKTVGLAGINKPSSMRDVSHHETQNRLMQKARMEIHKKLNEWKEVSVDKNVVKEEGAEKEKSNEKGEKSLGNSDLPGQNKSGAAEDKKIGACATESFPGTYGANVDAATLETMSINVPDPDFHDFDKDRTERSFGENQVWAAYDDDDGMPRYYAMIHNIISLNPFKMQISWLNSKTNSELGPLNWVGSGFSKTCGDFRIGRYEINDSLNSFSHKVRWTKGIRGVICIYPRKGDVWALYRLWSPDWNELTANDVIHKYDMVEVLEDYTEELGVTVTPLVKVAGFKTVFHQHLDPREIRRIPREEMFRFSHHVPSHLLSGQEGLNAPKGCRELDPAATPIELLQVITDVKDEEIVENEVIFKKDNVVADEEIGR from the coding sequence ATGGAGTGCAATAAAGATGAGGCCGCCAGGGCAAAGGAGATTGCTGAGAAGAAGTTTATGGCCAAAGACATAATAGGGGCAAAGAAATTTGCTTTGAAGGCCCAAAATTTATTTCCCGGGCTCGAGGGTATTCCCCACATTTTAGCAACACTCAACGTGTATATTTCTgtggaaaacaaaataaatggagAAGCAGATTGGTATGGGGTACTAGGTGTGGATCCACTAGCCGATGATGAGACAGTAAAGAAACAATATAGGAAGCTGGCGCTGATGCTTCACCCTGATAAGAACAAATCCGTAGGAGCTGATGGGGCGTTTAAGCATATTTCTGAGGCGTGGAGCTTGTTGTCCGATAAGGCTAAGAGACTAGAGTATGACCGGAGGAGGAATGCAAAGGGGTTCCAGAAAGTTTCAGCTCCTACAGGGGGTTCATCAGCACCACCAGGAGGGAATGGTTTTTacaattttaccaaaaatacaACTTCAAATGCGAGGGCTCAAAAGAACACCACCCGGGCCGCTAACTCTTCAACTTCTGCTTCATCTCATAAGCCAAAACCCAATACCTTTTGGACTGTGTGCCATCGATGCAAAATGCAATACGAGTATTTGAGAGTCTACCTTAATCATAATCTCCTATGCCCTAATTGCCATGAGCCATTTTTTGCAGTAGAAACTGCTCCGCCTCCTTCAAATAGCTCTAAACCATCCACCTCATGGAATTCTACTCAGAAGCGGCAAAACTCCAATCATCAATCAACTGGTAAAAACACGATTAATTCAGGAAAGAAGAATGACCCATCACCAAATGTTGGAGCAGGAGGGTATAGTAATCCTGATTCATATAACCAGACTGACTTTCAGTGGGCTCCATTCTCAACAACGGCAGGTGCTTCAACTGCTGCTCAAGCTGCAAGCATGGTTCAGCAGGCATATGAGAAAGTGAAGAGAGACCGTGAGAAGGCACAAGCCGCCTTAAAAAGAGAGGAGGCCTTGAGGAGGAAGCATCAATCTAAGAAGATGGGCAGTGCTTCGTCTAGTGGCCACTCTAGTGCttcaaagagaagaaaaggccTAGATGATCTTGGTAGTGGCTATGTAAGGGATGCCACAAATCAAATGGGTCTAGAAACTGGAGGATCTGGAGCAACTAAATCTGGAGCTGAACCGGCTAATTCTAAAACAGTAGGGCTTGCTGGAATCAATAAACCCAGCAGCATGAGGGATGTTTCTCATCATGAAACCCAGAATCGACTGATGCAGAAGGCTAGGATGGAAATTCATAAGAAACTAAACGAGTGGAAGGAAGTTAGTGTTGATAAAAATGTTGTTAAAGAAGAGGGGGCTGAGAAGGAGAAATCAAATGAGAAAGGTGAAAAATCTTTGGGAAACAGCGACTTGCCTGGTCAGAACAAGTCTGGCGCAGCTGAGGATAAGAAGATTGGAGCCTGTGCCACGGAGTCCTTTCCTGGCACTTATGGTGCCAATGTAGATGCAGCAACCTTGGAAACAATGTCGATAAATGTCCCAGATCCAGATTTTCACGACTTTGACAAGGATCGAACTGAAAGGTCTTTTGGAGAAAATCAGGTATGGGCTGCATATGACGACGATGATGGGATGCCTCGATATTATGCCATGATTCATAATATAATTTCGTTGAACCCATTCAAAATGCAGATCAGTTGGCTTAACTCAAAAACTAACAGTGAATTGGGGCCCCTAAACTGGGTTGGTTCTGGTTTCTCTAAAACTTGTGGGGATTTTAGAATAGGCAGATATGAAATCAATGACTCCCTGAATTCTTTCTCGCACAAGGTTAGGTGGACGAAAGGCATACGTGGGGTCATTTGTATATATCCCAGAAAGGGGGATGTTTGGGCCCTCTATAGACTCTGGTCCCCGGACTGGAATGAGTTGACGGCAAATGATGTAATTCACAAGTATGACATGGTGGAAGTACTTGAAGACTATACTGAAGAACTGGGTGTAACTGTTACTCCCTTGGTTAAAGTGGCCGGTTTCAAGACTGTTTTTCATCAGCATTTAGACCCCAGAGAAATTAGGAGAATTCCAAGAGAAGAGATGTTTCGGTTCTCCCATCATGTCCCTTCACACTTGCTTTCTGGTCAAGAAGGTCTGAATGCTCCAAAGGGTTGTCGGGAGCTGGACCCAGCAGCTACTCCAATAGAACTTCTTCAGGTAATAACTGATGTTAAGGATGAAGAGATTGTGGAGAATGAGGTTATATTTAAGAAGGATAATGTAGTGGCTGATGAAGAGATTGGGCGTTAA